One window of Akkermansia biwaensis genomic DNA carries:
- the ppdK gene encoding pyruvate, phosphate dikinase — MSTNSCACSASTDKFVYSFGGGSADGNGSMKNLLGGKGANLAEMARIGLPVPPGFTITTEVCTYYYDHDCTYPSQLDAQIKEGVAKMEQILGRKFGDTEAMPLLVAVRSGARESMPGMMDTILNLGLNEKSVEAMVKATGNPRFAWDCYRRFVQMYGDVVLGVQKNPDEDHEPFEAAIAAIKEERYGSADVEDTKLSADDLKELVSRFKKLVLERTGHEFPECPWEQLQGAIGAVFGSWNNDRAIVYRQKYGIPSEWGTAVNVQAMVFGNTGEESGSGVAFTRNPASGENEFYGEFLMNAQGEDVVAGVRTPAPVAALHDVMPAAFNELMRIREVLENHFHDMQDFEFTIQDRTVYMLQTRNGKRTGVAAFRIACEMVEQGLIDWKTAVRRIPADQVDQLLTPIFDREAIKQAKMLTRGLPAGPGAATGRIYLNAERCVEAADNGEKVLLVRLETSPEDLRGMIAAEGILTARGGVSSHAALVARQMGKVCVCGADEVIVDYNNRTVTVGGMTFNEGDYMSIDGTSGLVYAGKVETSPSEIIQVLISKTMKPEDSRTYQNFAKLMQWCDDCSKMKVRTNADSPKQTEAALAFGATGIGLCRTEHMFFEGDRIDFVREMILSTKKSDRVAAVSKLLPYQKGDFKGIFKALKGLPGTIRLLDPPLHEFLPQTKEQQLDLAQKIGMPVEVIMRRVAELHEFNPMLGHRGCRLGIAYPEITEMQARAIFEAAVEVSQEEGFAVVPEIMVPLVAFKKELDIQKAIIDKVAQQVFEEKGTKVDYLVGTMIEIPRAAVTADEIAETAQFFSFGTNDLTQTGLGMSRDDSGSFLPQYQELEIIKKNVFASIDQEGVGKLMKIAVELGRSTRPDIKLGICGEHGGDPASVKFCNTLGLTYVSCSPYRVPTARLAAAQAALEQA; from the coding sequence ATGTCCACCAATTCCTGCGCGTGCAGCGCATCCACTGACAAATTCGTCTATTCCTTCGGCGGAGGGTCCGCTGACGGCAATGGCAGCATGAAAAATCTTTTGGGCGGCAAGGGCGCCAACCTCGCGGAAATGGCCCGCATCGGCCTGCCTGTTCCTCCCGGATTCACGATCACCACGGAAGTTTGCACCTATTACTACGACCACGACTGCACCTATCCCTCCCAGCTTGACGCCCAGATCAAGGAAGGCGTTGCCAAGATGGAACAAATCCTGGGCCGCAAGTTCGGCGACACGGAAGCCATGCCCCTGCTGGTGGCCGTGCGTTCCGGCGCCCGGGAATCCATGCCCGGCATGATGGACACGATTCTGAACCTCGGCCTGAATGAAAAATCCGTGGAAGCCATGGTGAAGGCCACCGGCAACCCCCGCTTTGCGTGGGACTGCTACCGCCGCTTCGTGCAGATGTACGGCGACGTGGTGCTGGGCGTGCAGAAGAACCCGGATGAAGACCACGAACCCTTTGAAGCCGCCATTGCCGCCATCAAGGAAGAACGCTACGGCAGCGCCGACGTGGAAGACACCAAGCTTTCCGCGGACGACCTGAAGGAACTTGTCTCCCGCTTCAAGAAGCTGGTGCTGGAACGCACCGGTCATGAATTCCCGGAATGCCCGTGGGAACAGCTCCAGGGTGCCATCGGCGCTGTGTTCGGTTCTTGGAACAATGACCGCGCCATCGTTTACCGCCAGAAATACGGCATTCCCTCCGAATGGGGCACCGCCGTCAACGTGCAGGCCATGGTATTCGGCAACACGGGTGAAGAATCCGGTTCCGGCGTGGCGTTCACCCGCAACCCCGCTTCCGGCGAAAACGAATTCTACGGCGAATTCCTGATGAACGCCCAGGGTGAAGACGTGGTGGCCGGCGTCCGCACGCCCGCTCCCGTGGCAGCCCTTCACGACGTGATGCCCGCCGCCTTCAATGAACTCATGCGCATCCGCGAAGTGCTGGAAAACCACTTCCACGACATGCAGGACTTCGAATTCACCATTCAGGACCGCACCGTGTACATGCTCCAGACCCGCAACGGCAAGCGCACCGGCGTGGCCGCCTTCCGCATCGCCTGTGAAATGGTGGAGCAGGGCCTGATCGACTGGAAAACCGCCGTGCGCCGCATTCCCGCGGACCAGGTGGACCAGCTCCTGACCCCGATCTTCGACCGCGAGGCCATCAAGCAGGCCAAGATGCTCACCCGCGGCCTTCCCGCCGGCCCCGGCGCTGCCACCGGCCGCATCTACCTGAATGCGGAACGCTGCGTGGAAGCCGCGGACAACGGTGAAAAAGTTCTCCTGGTCCGTCTGGAAACCTCTCCGGAAGACCTGCGCGGCATGATCGCCGCGGAAGGCATTCTGACCGCCCGCGGCGGCGTCTCCTCCCACGCGGCCCTCGTCGCCCGCCAGATGGGCAAGGTCTGCGTCTGCGGCGCCGACGAAGTCATCGTGGACTACAATAACCGCACCGTCACCGTTGGCGGCATGACCTTCAACGAAGGCGACTACATGTCCATCGACGGAACGAGTGGCCTGGTGTACGCCGGCAAGGTGGAAACCTCCCCCTCTGAAATCATCCAGGTTCTGATCTCCAAGACCATGAAGCCGGAAGACAGCCGTACCTACCAGAACTTCGCCAAGCTCATGCAGTGGTGCGACGACTGCTCGAAGATGAAGGTGCGCACCAATGCGGACTCTCCCAAGCAGACGGAAGCCGCCCTCGCCTTCGGCGCCACGGGCATCGGTCTCTGCCGCACGGAGCACATGTTCTTTGAAGGGGACCGCATCGACTTCGTTCGTGAAATGATCCTCTCCACCAAGAAGAGCGACCGCGTGGCGGCCGTTTCCAAGCTTCTTCCCTACCAGAAGGGCGACTTCAAGGGCATCTTCAAGGCGCTCAAGGGCCTGCCGGGCACCATCCGCCTGCTGGACCCGCCCCTGCACGAATTCCTGCCCCAGACGAAGGAACAGCAGCTTGACTTGGCCCAGAAGATCGGCATGCCCGTGGAAGTCATCATGCGCCGCGTGGCTGAACTCCACGAGTTCAACCCGATGCTCGGCCACCGCGGTTGCCGCCTCGGCATCGCCTATCCGGAAATCACGGAAATGCAGGCCCGCGCCATCTTTGAAGCCGCTGTGGAAGTCTCCCAGGAAGAAGGCTTTGCCGTGGTGCCTGAAATCATGGTTCCCCTGGTGGCCTTCAAGAAGGAACTGGACATCCAGAAAGCCATCATCGACAAGGTGGCCCAGCAGGTGTTCGAGGAAAAGGGCACCAAGGTGGACTACCTCGTGGGCACCATGATCGAAATCCCGCGCGCCGCCGTCACGGCCGACGAAATCGCGGAAACCGCCCAGTTCTTCTCCTTCGGCACCAATGACCTGACCCAGACGGGCCTGGGCATGAGCCGCGACGACTCCGGCTCCTTCCTGCCACAGTACCAGGAACTGGAAATTATCAAGAAAAACGTCTTTGCCTCCATCGACCAGGAAGGCGTCGGCAAGCTCATGAAGATTGCCGTGGAACTTGGCCGCTCCACCCGCCCGGACATCAAGCTGGGCATCTGCGGCGAACACGGCGGCGACCCCGCCTCCGTCAAGTTCTGCAACACGCTCGGCCTTACCTACGTGAGCTGCTCCCCCTACCGCGTCCCGACCGCCCGTCTGGCCGCCGCCCAGGCAGCTCTGGAACAGGCGTAA
- a CDS encoding glucose-6-phosphate isomerase encodes MSLYAQQLVRYPEMGISLDFSKLPLDDAFLSSMQGRIDKAFADMKALESGAVANPDEGRMVGHYWLRNSALAPTPELKAAIDGPLADVKDFGRDVLDGRIAPPRAEQYSAALVIGIGGSALGPELVADAIPAAGLDMFFLDNTDPDGMYRVLESLPLEETLVVVISKSGGTPETRNGMMVAQDFFNKHGLDFAAQAVAVTGVGSKLDKTAEAEGWLKRFPMEDWVGGRTSVMSVVGLVPAVLQGVDVDALLEGARLMDEKTRRECVKCNASMKLALAWYKATGGKGEKDMVVLPYKDALVLFSKYLQQLIMESLGKRLDLDGNEVFQGISVYGNKGSTDQHAYVQQLRDGVNNFFATFIEVRECSADAVEVEAGATCGDFLQGFLRGTRQALAESGRSSITISIPEVNAKTLGMLIALFERAVSFYASLVNINAYHQPGVEAGKKAAGTFLALLGKVRKAIGSAPETAAQVAARLDADPEAVYHCLVHIASGDSSVTWKEADCADEDTFCKA; translated from the coding sequence ATGAGCCTATACGCACAACAACTCGTTCGCTACCCGGAAATGGGTATCTCCCTTGATTTTTCCAAACTGCCGCTGGACGACGCTTTCCTGTCCTCCATGCAGGGCAGGATCGACAAGGCTTTCGCCGACATGAAGGCGCTGGAATCCGGCGCCGTCGCCAACCCGGACGAAGGCCGCATGGTGGGCCATTACTGGCTGCGCAATTCCGCCCTGGCCCCCACTCCCGAACTGAAAGCCGCCATTGACGGCCCTCTGGCGGACGTCAAGGACTTCGGACGGGACGTGCTGGACGGCAGGATCGCCCCTCCCCGCGCGGAACAATACTCCGCGGCCCTCGTCATCGGCATCGGCGGTTCCGCCCTGGGTCCGGAACTGGTGGCCGACGCCATTCCCGCCGCCGGGCTGGACATGTTCTTCCTGGACAATACGGACCCGGACGGCATGTACCGCGTGCTGGAATCCCTGCCTCTGGAAGAAACGCTGGTGGTGGTCATCTCCAAGTCCGGCGGCACTCCGGAAACACGCAACGGCATGATGGTGGCCCAGGACTTTTTCAACAAGCACGGGCTGGACTTCGCCGCCCAGGCCGTAGCCGTTACGGGCGTGGGCTCCAAACTGGACAAGACGGCGGAAGCGGAAGGCTGGCTCAAGCGCTTCCCGATGGAAGACTGGGTGGGCGGCCGCACGTCCGTCATGTCCGTAGTGGGTCTTGTTCCTGCTGTTCTGCAGGGCGTGGACGTGGACGCCCTGCTGGAAGGAGCGCGCCTGATGGATGAAAAGACCCGTCGGGAGTGCGTGAAGTGCAACGCCTCCATGAAGCTGGCCCTGGCCTGGTACAAGGCCACCGGCGGCAAAGGGGAAAAGGACATGGTGGTCCTCCCCTACAAGGACGCCCTGGTGCTTTTCTCCAAATACCTTCAGCAGCTCATCATGGAATCCCTCGGCAAAAGGCTGGACCTGGACGGCAATGAAGTCTTCCAGGGTATTTCCGTGTACGGCAACAAGGGCTCCACGGACCAGCACGCGTATGTGCAGCAGCTCCGCGACGGCGTAAACAACTTCTTCGCCACCTTCATTGAAGTGCGGGAATGCTCTGCGGACGCGGTGGAAGTGGAAGCGGGCGCCACCTGCGGGGACTTCCTCCAGGGCTTCCTGCGCGGTACGCGCCAGGCTCTTGCGGAATCCGGACGTTCCTCCATCACCATTTCCATTCCGGAAGTGAACGCCAAAACGCTCGGCATGCTGATCGCCCTCTTTGAGCGCGCCGTTTCTTTCTATGCGTCCCTGGTGAACATCAACGCCTACCACCAGCCCGGCGTGGAAGCCGGCAAAAAAGCCGCCGGAACCTTCCTGGCCCTGCTGGGGAAAGTCCGGAAAGCCATTGGTTCCGCTCCGGAAACGGCCGCGCAGGTGGCCGCCCGGCTGGATGCCGACCCGGAGGCCGTGTACCACTGCCTGGTCCACATCGCCTCCGGCGACTCCTCCGTCACATGGAAGGAAGCGGACTGTGCGGATGAAGACACCTTCTGCAAGGCGTAA
- a CDS encoding tetratricopeptide repeat protein, with amino-acid sequence MKKLACVISILAFACPHLFAALYENLETGMDKDQVLKALRQSKRIEGPPTDALLGRTGLNGVFKTKQPVGGQTFSLNFDYDPSGGLRGVVFYSRSKFKGAEYETRLKSAYKALLVGLTEKYGEPSNMPEWLPKDSLQEGRILYMHMWRVAPSVFLMSGLGNMGAMEGYFPVFRLSGPAGMPPKSKRDREELKREWAAIPEFPDLKEAELHIADAVRSMGTKKYEDAFECFQQAAELGSPRGYWGMAFLYDLGKYGVKRDKKKADELNRKAAAAAYAPSAMKYGDTWPDAARAVGLSPAEANEQLNRRKRAAEEGYASEQYNMGIMYQKGFGVQQDAAKAREWFQKAANQDDVQAKSVLKKLK; translated from the coding sequence ATGAAAAAACTAGCCTGTGTCATCAGTATTCTTGCGTTCGCGTGCCCGCATCTCTTTGCCGCCCTTTATGAGAATCTGGAGACGGGAATGGATAAGGACCAGGTGCTGAAAGCGCTGAGGCAGAGCAAGCGGATTGAAGGGCCGCCTACGGACGCCCTGCTGGGGCGCACCGGGCTGAACGGCGTGTTCAAGACCAAGCAGCCCGTGGGCGGCCAGACCTTTTCCCTGAATTTTGACTACGACCCTTCCGGCGGCCTGCGCGGCGTCGTTTTCTACTCCCGCAGCAAATTCAAGGGCGCCGAGTATGAAACCAGGCTCAAATCCGCCTACAAGGCCCTGCTGGTGGGCCTGACGGAAAAATACGGGGAACCTTCCAACATGCCGGAATGGCTGCCGAAGGATTCCCTGCAGGAAGGGCGCATCCTGTACATGCACATGTGGAGGGTGGCTCCCAGCGTGTTTTTAATGTCCGGCCTGGGGAACATGGGGGCCATGGAGGGGTACTTCCCCGTATTCCGCCTTTCTGGTCCGGCGGGCATGCCTCCCAAATCCAAGAGGGACCGGGAGGAGCTGAAGAGGGAATGGGCCGCCATTCCGGAATTCCCGGATCTGAAAGAGGCGGAACTTCATATTGCGGATGCCGTCCGTTCCATGGGAACCAAAAAATATGAGGACGCTTTTGAATGCTTCCAGCAGGCGGCGGAACTGGGCAGTCCCCGCGGTTACTGGGGCATGGCGTTTCTCTATGACCTGGGCAAATACGGCGTGAAGCGGGACAAGAAAAAGGCCGATGAACTGAACCGCAAGGCCGCCGCCGCCGCCTATGCCCCGTCCGCCATGAAATACGGCGACACCTGGCCGGACGCGGCGCGGGCCGTGGGCCTGTCCCCAGCGGAGGCGAATGAACAGCTCAACCGCCGCAAGAGGGCTGCCGAAGAAGGCTATGCCTCCGAACAGTACAACATGGGCATCATGTACCAGAAAGGCTTCGGCGTACAGCAGGACGCGGCCAAGGCCAGGGAATGGTTCCAGAAGGCGGCGAACCAGGATGACGTGCAGGCGAAAAGCGTGCTTAAAAAACTTAAATAA
- a CDS encoding class I SAM-dependent methyltransferase, translated as MSRTYRHCLEYKKGLIPPRTEIFRVIDGEGEGYPDVFVDRLGDRILVSTRDCAVPVNLGKELAELDVPVFHKRLEQNQKEAPVQIAGPILPLQFEAEEQGVLFRLDMSAGYSQGIFLDQRDHRRRVRERSRPGMKVLNTFAYTGAFSVYAALGGAQTTTLDLAQPCLEWARENFRLNGIDPSGQYFCKGDVLHWLERFARQGRTFHGIILDPPTFSRDDRGRVFRVESHYGELVSLARKCLERGGWMLCTSNCRKLSHSDFRRMVEAAAPGARLIHDPMPADFTGEDYLKRLWVDWK; from the coding sequence GTGAGCCGCACGTATCGCCATTGCCTGGAATACAAGAAAGGACTGATTCCTCCGCGTACCGAGATTTTCCGCGTGATTGACGGGGAAGGAGAGGGCTATCCGGACGTGTTTGTGGACCGGCTGGGAGACCGCATCCTGGTTTCCACGCGTGACTGTGCCGTTCCCGTGAATTTGGGTAAGGAACTCGCTGAACTTGATGTTCCCGTATTTCACAAGCGTCTGGAACAGAATCAGAAGGAGGCTCCTGTCCAGATTGCCGGACCTATCCTTCCCCTGCAATTTGAGGCAGAGGAACAGGGCGTGCTGTTCAGGCTGGACATGTCCGCGGGTTATTCCCAGGGAATTTTTCTGGACCAGCGCGATCACCGTCGCCGGGTGCGGGAACGGAGCAGGCCGGGCATGAAAGTGCTGAATACCTTCGCCTATACGGGAGCCTTTTCCGTTTATGCCGCCCTGGGCGGCGCGCAGACGACCACGCTGGACCTGGCCCAGCCGTGCCTGGAATGGGCCAGGGAAAATTTCAGGCTGAACGGAATAGATCCCTCCGGCCAGTACTTCTGCAAGGGGGACGTGCTTCACTGGCTGGAACGGTTCGCCAGACAGGGCCGCACCTTCCACGGCATCATTCTGGACCCCCCCACTTTTTCACGGGACGACAGGGGCAGGGTGTTCCGGGTGGAATCCCATTACGGGGAACTTGTCTCCCTGGCGCGGAAATGCCTGGAGCGGGGCGGCTGGATGCTGTGCACCAGCAATTGCCGCAAGCTGAGCCATTCGGACTTCCGCAGGATGGTGGAGGCCGCCGCTCCCGGAGCCCGTCTCATTCATGATCCCATGCCTGCGGACTTTACGGGGGAGGATTATCTGAAAAGGCTGTGGGTGGACTGGAAGTGA
- the scpA gene encoding methylmalonyl-CoA mutase → MSNIPDFATAAYPEVKAGGQSPAPRTETWVTNEQIPVPPTYSESVYDDCLHLDFTAGVAPNLRGPYATMYVARPWTVRQYAGFSTAEESNAFYRRNLAAGQKGLSIAFDLATHRGYDSDHPRVVGDVGKAGVAVDSILDMEILFKGIPLDKMSVSMTMNGAVLPVLAFYIVAAQEQGCTLDQLSGTIQNDILKEYMVRNTYIYPPDPSMRIIADIFEFTSKYMPKFNSISISGYHMQEAGATADLEMAYTLADGLEYVRTGIKAGIDIDAFAPRLSFFWAQGKNYFMEVAKMRAARVLWAKLIKQFNPKNPKSLALRTHSQTSGWSLTEQDPFNNVTRTCIEALAAACGHTQSLHTNSLDEAIALPTDFSARIARNTQLHLQDETTICKVIDPWGGSYYVEYLTNELIRKGWAHLQEVEKLGGMAKAIETGLPKMRIEEAAARRQAAIDSGKEPIIGVNKYRLEQEEKIDILEVDNTTVRDAQIARLQKLRAERDSAACEAALEALSECARTGEGNLLDLAIKAAKARASLGEISSALEKHFGRHKAPIKLITGVYAQSYGQDPLVEEVRKMTDDFAERTGRRPRILVAKMGQDGHDRGAKVVSSAYADLGFDVDVGPLFQTPEETAKMAIENDVHMIGMSSLAAGHKVLLPALVEELQKQGRPDIMVFCGGVIPAQDYDFLREHGAVAIFGPGTNIPEASKEIMEALNEQYAD, encoded by the coding sequence ATGAGCAATATTCCCGACTTTGCAACCGCCGCCTATCCAGAAGTCAAGGCTGGCGGCCAGTCCCCGGCCCCCCGGACGGAAACCTGGGTGACCAATGAACAAATTCCCGTGCCGCCCACCTATTCCGAGAGCGTGTACGACGACTGCCTGCACCTGGACTTTACCGCCGGTGTGGCCCCGAACCTGCGCGGACCTTACGCCACCATGTATGTGGCGCGTCCCTGGACGGTGCGCCAGTACGCCGGTTTCTCCACGGCGGAGGAATCCAACGCCTTCTACCGCCGCAACCTGGCGGCCGGGCAGAAGGGGCTTTCCATCGCCTTCGACCTGGCGACGCACCGCGGCTATGACTCCGACCACCCCCGCGTGGTGGGCGACGTAGGCAAGGCCGGCGTGGCCGTGGACTCCATCCTGGACATGGAAATCCTCTTCAAGGGCATCCCGCTGGACAAAATGTCCGTCTCCATGACCATGAACGGCGCCGTGCTGCCCGTGCTTGCCTTCTACATCGTGGCCGCCCAGGAACAGGGTTGCACGCTGGACCAGCTCTCCGGGACGATCCAGAACGACATCCTGAAGGAATACATGGTGCGCAACACGTACATTTATCCGCCGGACCCGTCCATGCGGATCATTGCGGATATCTTTGAATTCACCTCCAAGTACATGCCCAAGTTCAACTCCATTTCCATCTCCGGCTACCACATGCAGGAAGCCGGCGCCACGGCGGACCTGGAAATGGCTTACACGCTTGCGGACGGCCTGGAATACGTGCGCACCGGGATCAAGGCCGGCATTGACATCGACGCCTTCGCTCCGCGCCTCTCCTTCTTCTGGGCCCAGGGCAAGAACTACTTCATGGAAGTGGCTAAAATGCGCGCTGCCCGCGTGCTGTGGGCCAAGCTCATCAAGCAGTTCAACCCCAAGAACCCGAAGTCCCTGGCCCTGCGCACGCACTCCCAGACTTCCGGCTGGTCCCTCACGGAGCAGGACCCGTTCAACAACGTGACCCGCACCTGCATTGAAGCCCTGGCCGCCGCCTGCGGCCATACGCAGTCCCTGCACACCAACTCCCTGGATGAGGCGATAGCCCTGCCGACGGACTTCTCCGCCCGCATCGCCCGCAACACCCAGCTCCACCTGCAGGATGAAACCACCATCTGCAAGGTCATCGACCCGTGGGGCGGTTCCTACTACGTGGAATACCTCACCAACGAGCTCATCCGCAAGGGCTGGGCCCACCTTCAGGAAGTGGAAAAACTCGGCGGCATGGCCAAGGCCATTGAAACCGGGCTGCCCAAGATGCGCATTGAAGAAGCCGCTGCCCGCCGTCAGGCGGCCATTGACTCCGGTAAGGAGCCCATCATCGGCGTTAACAAGTACCGTCTGGAGCAGGAAGAAAAAATCGACATTCTGGAAGTGGACAACACCACCGTCCGGGACGCCCAGATCGCCCGCCTGCAGAAACTGCGTGCGGAACGCGACTCCGCCGCGTGCGAAGCCGCGCTGGAAGCCCTGTCCGAATGCGCCCGTACGGGAGAAGGCAACCTCCTTGACCTCGCTATCAAGGCGGCCAAGGCCCGCGCCTCCCTGGGGGAAATCTCCTCCGCCCTGGAAAAGCACTTCGGGCGGCACAAAGCTCCAATCAAACTCATTACCGGCGTGTACGCACAATCCTATGGTCAAGATCCGCTGGTGGAGGAAGTCCGCAAGATGACGGACGACTTCGCCGAACGCACGGGGCGCCGTCCCCGCATCCTCGTCGCCAAAATGGGCCAGGACGGCCACGACCGCGGCGCCAAGGTGGTCTCCTCCGCCTATGCCGACCTCGGCTTCGACGTGGACGTAGGCCCGCTCTTCCAGACGCCGGAGGAAACCGCCAAGATGGCGATTGAAAACGACGTGCACATGATCGGCATGAGCTCCCTGGCCGCGGGCCACAAGGTGCTTCTGCCCGCCCTGGTGGAAGAACTCCAGAAACAGGGGCGTCCGGACATCATGGTCTTCTGCGGCGGCGTCATTCCCGCCCAGGACTACGACTTCCTCAGAGAACACGGAGCCGTGGCCATCTTCGGCCCCGGTACGAACATCCCGGAAGCCTCCAAGGAAATCATGGAAGCCCTCAACGAACAGTACGCCGACTAA
- a CDS encoding methylmalonyl-CoA mutase family protein produces the protein MQKGNKTTDPEIDFGEFAPATYAEWREAAVAALKGADFDKKLFTKLVEGITLHPIYNKWDEHSPVMPAGQFPYRRGTRALGYVEKPCEIAQSIPASTPEDFNSKILHDLERGLTAVNVQLNCKCGLKLRKQAAWDTALKGLPLDKLPVYITPGSCGLGTLSMFLNTYKSAGFDTAGLRGGVLYDPVGKAVMKGSLCGGKGICAYYDQMAAMTKWAIANAPAFQTIGVSGLPYADSGASAFEEAGAMLATAVAYLRAMEERGISVDEAAAHMRFTVSIGANLFLEVAKIRALRELWALIVKECGGSEESAKISLHARTSFWTLSKVDPWVNLLRGSAQAFSAIMGGVDSIDVLPFDAAVRMPDEFSRRIARNCPLILLGECNLDKVVDPAGGSWYIENLTDEVSRKIWDVFQGIEKEGGIIKALQSGSIQKSVNATAAKRYEMADQRRQSIVGVNQYVNLVEKKLEVPEGSACSASKGHGCCKNADVELPDVKMCVDSVCKAAEEGFSTCLINKALTAGADCKCGGPLEIEALPKRRLAERFESLLAKADAWVEEKGTRPMVFFANMGPLRQHKARADFSRDFLRAGGLDVVYPSGFPTPEEAARAAAESGCAVCVICSTDDTYPEIVPAFCKALREIKPDMMVALAGYPADHVEAFKEAGVDIFIHVRANCYNTIEAIQNKIGL, from the coding sequence ATGCAAAAGGGAAACAAAACAACGGATCCGGAGATTGACTTCGGAGAATTCGCACCAGCCACATACGCCGAATGGCGTGAGGCAGCCGTCGCTGCCTTGAAGGGGGCTGATTTTGATAAAAAACTTTTCACGAAGCTCGTGGAGGGAATCACGCTGCATCCCATTTACAACAAGTGGGACGAGCACTCTCCCGTCATGCCTGCCGGGCAGTTCCCGTACCGCCGCGGAACCCGCGCCCTGGGCTATGTGGAAAAGCCCTGCGAAATCGCCCAGAGCATTCCCGCCTCTACTCCGGAAGACTTCAACAGCAAAATCCTGCACGATCTGGAACGCGGCCTGACCGCCGTGAACGTCCAGCTCAACTGCAAATGCGGCCTCAAGCTGCGCAAGCAGGCGGCCTGGGACACCGCTCTCAAGGGCCTTCCGCTGGACAAGCTGCCCGTTTACATCACTCCCGGTTCCTGCGGCCTGGGCACGCTTTCCATGTTCCTGAACACGTACAAATCCGCCGGATTTGACACCGCCGGCCTCCGGGGCGGCGTTCTCTACGACCCGGTCGGCAAGGCCGTGATGAAGGGCTCCCTCTGCGGCGGCAAGGGCATTTGCGCCTATTATGACCAGATGGCCGCGATGACCAAGTGGGCCATCGCCAACGCGCCCGCCTTCCAGACCATCGGCGTCAGCGGGCTTCCCTATGCGGACTCCGGCGCCTCCGCCTTTGAAGAAGCGGGAGCCATGCTCGCTACCGCCGTGGCCTATCTGCGCGCCATGGAAGAACGCGGCATCTCCGTGGATGAAGCGGCCGCCCACATGCGCTTTACCGTATCCATCGGGGCCAACCTTTTCCTGGAAGTGGCCAAAATCCGCGCCCTGCGCGAACTCTGGGCCCTCATCGTCAAGGAATGCGGCGGCAGCGAGGAATCCGCCAAGATCAGCCTGCATGCCCGCACTTCCTTCTGGACCCTCTCCAAGGTGGACCCCTGGGTCAACCTGCTGCGCGGTTCCGCCCAGGCATTCTCCGCCATTATGGGCGGCGTGGACAGCATCGACGTACTGCCCTTCGACGCGGCCGTGCGCATGCCGGACGAATTCTCCCGCCGCATCGCCCGCAACTGCCCGCTGATTCTGCTGGGCGAATGCAACCTGGACAAGGTGGTGGACCCCGCCGGCGGTTCCTGGTACATTGAAAACCTGACGGACGAAGTCTCCCGGAAAATCTGGGACGTCTTCCAGGGAATTGAAAAGGAAGGCGGCATCATCAAGGCCCTTCAGTCCGGCTCCATCCAGAAGAGCGTGAACGCCACGGCCGCCAAGCGGTATGAAATGGCCGACCAGCGCCGCCAGTCCATTGTGGGCGTCAACCAGTACGTCAACCTGGTGGAAAAGAAGCTGGAAGTGCCGGAAGGCTCCGCCTGTTCCGCCTCCAAGGGCCACGGCTGCTGCAAGAATGCGGACGTGGAACTGCCCGACGTGAAAATGTGCGTGGATTCCGTCTGCAAGGCCGCGGAGGAAGGCTTCTCCACCTGCCTCATCAACAAGGCCCTCACGGCCGGCGCGGACTGCAAGTGCGGCGGACCGCTGGAAATTGAAGCCCTGCCGAAGCGCCGCCTGGCGGAACGCTTTGAATCCCTGCTCGCCAAGGCCGACGCCTGGGTGGAGGAAAAGGGAACGCGCCCGATGGTCTTCTTCGCCAACATGGGGCCGCTGCGCCAGCACAAGGCCCGTGCGGACTTCTCCCGCGACTTCCTGCGCGCAGGCGGTCTGGACGTGGTTTACCCGTCCGGCTTCCCGACTCCGGAAGAGGCGGCCAGGGCCGCTGCGGAAAGCGGCTGCGCCGTGTGCGTGATCTGCTCCACGGACGACACCTATCCGGAAATCGTTCCCGCCTTCTGCAAGGCGCTCAGGGAAATCAAGCCGGACATGATGGTGGCCCTCGCCGGTTATCCGGCGGACCATGTGGAAGCGTTCAAGGAAGCCGGCGTGGACATCTTCATCCACGTCAGGGCCAACTGCTACAACACCATTGAAGCCATTCAGAACAAGATCGGCCTCTAA